TCGATCCCGCCTACCGCAACGGCGGCACCATCGCGGTGCTGTGGAGCGAACTGGCCGAGATCCTCAACGAAGGCGGTTACAGCTACCTGATGGGTTGCGCCAGCATCCCGATGCAGGACGGCGGCATTCAGGCCCACGCCATCATGCAGCGCCTGCGCGAACGTTATCTGTGTACCGAAAACCTGCGCGCCGAACCGAAAAATCCACTGCCTTCCCTGGATCTGCCGAGCAACGTGATCTGCGAAATGCCGCCGCTGCTCAAGGCCTACATGCGCCTGGGTGCAAAAATCTGCGGCGAGCCGTGCTGGGACGAAGATTTCCAGGTGGCCGACGTGTTCATCCTGCTCAAGCGCGACGAGCTATGCCCGCGCTATGCACGCCACTTCAAGGCGGCAGTGTGATGAGCCGCACGCGCGGATACGCGCGAGTTGCCAGAGTCTTGCTGGTGATTGCCCTGGGCCTGACGATTGCCGGCGCGTTCTCCTTGATGGAGCGCTTGCGGATCGGTAACTCCATGGCTCGCCGCCAACGCTGGAGCCGCTGGTTCATGGCGCGCCTGACCAACGCCCTGCCGTTTCGCGTCACCGTGAGCGGCGAGTTGCCACGTCAGCCGATGTTGTGGGTCAGCAATCACGTGTCATGGACCGACATTCCGCTGCTCGGCATGCTCGCCCCGCTGTCATTTCTGTCCAAGGCCGAAGTGCGCACCTGGCCGGTGGCCGGTTGGCTGGCGCTGAAAGCCGGCACGCTGTTCATTCGTCGCGGTTCGGGTGACAGCCGTTTGATCCAGCGGCAGATGAGCAATCATCTGCAAAAGAACAATGCACTGATGATCTTCCCGGAAGGCACCACCACCGACGGCCGCAGCCTGCGCACCTTTCATGGTCGCCTGATGTCCAGCGCCATCGATACGGGCGTGCCGTTGCAACCGGTGGCGATTCACTATTCGCGCAATGGCAAACCCGACCCTATCGCGCCATTCATTGGCGATGACGATCTGCTTTCCCACCTGCGCCGCTTGTTCGCCAACGAGCAAGGTGATGTGCATATCCAGTTGCTCAAGCCGATCGCGACACTGGGCCAGGAACGTGCCGCGCTAGCCTTTCAAGCCCAGCAGGCTGTTCAAGTAGCGTTATTCGGCGAGATCGCTCAACCGACCGAACTGTCCCGTCCCGCCAGAGCAGCCTGAGCAAAATCCTGCAGCACGGGATAAAACTCAGCGAAGTCGGCGCTCAACGGCTGGTACAGCGCCTGCAGTTCCTGCATAGCGCCCGCCAGCCCTTGAGGTCGTGACAAACGCCGGGAAATCCCCGCCAGCACTTGCTCCACCACGGCAAAATCCCGATACGAACTCAACCAGTCCTGAGCGGCCATGCGCGGCGCAATCAGCGCCAGGCTGCCGGGTAATTCCGGTTCGGCAGCGAGCACGCCATACACCTTGCGCGTGAATGTCTCCAACGGCATATCGGCGTAGCGCAGCCAGTCCCTGGCCAGGCAATGGTCGAAAAACACATCAAGGATGATCCCCGCATAACGCCGTCGTCCGGCAGGAAAACGCGCAATCGCGTCTTTGACCAGCGGATGGCTGTCGGTGAAGGCATCAATGCTGCGATGCAACTGGATGGCATCGGCCAGCTCGTCCGGAAAACGCCCAGCCAGAGGCCCTTTGACGAAATCGCCATACAGGCTGCCGAGTAATTGCGGCGGACGTTGACCGCCGAGGTGCAGATGCGCGAGGTAATTCATGCCGCCAGCGTACGCCCGGAAGCGCCCGGCAGACAAATATCGTTATAACCCGATATAGCGTTTTATCCAGTCCTCAGCAGAAAATCATATTTGTATATCGCGAAATACCAATATAAAGTTCGCTCCATCGCGATATAGCGCTATACCCATATTGAGAACGAAATGCCTATCGACCTCGACGAAATAATAAAAGCCCTGGCTCACCCTGTTCGCCGTGAAATCCTGGTGTGGCTCAAAGATCCCCTCACCTGCTTTCCCGATCAGGAGCACTCCACGGAGAACGGTGTCTGCGCCGGTCAGATCGACCAACGTGCGGGCCTTTCGCAATCCACGATTTCTGCCCACCTGGCGACGCTGCAACGCGCCGGCCTGATCAGCAGCAAGAAAGTTGGCCAATGGCACTTCTTCAGACGCAACGAAGAGGTCATCCAGGCCTTCGTCGACGCGCTGCTGCTGGAACTGAAAAAGCCGTCCTGACCCGCCGCCCCAACACTATTCAATCAGGAGACGCCTCGTGCCTCTTTCACTATTAATTCTGGCCTTGAGCGCCTTTGCCATCGGCACCACCGAGTTCGTCATCATGGGCTTGCTGCCTGATGTGGCGAGTGATCTGGGCGTTTCGATCCCCGGTGCCGGCTGGCTGGTGACCGGTTATGCGCTGGGCGTGGCGATTGGCGCGCCGTTCATGGCCATGGCCACCGCCAAACTGCCGCGCAAGGCTGCACTGGTCACGCTGATGGGCATCTTCATCATCGGCAACCTGCTCTGCGCGATTGCCAGCGACTACAACGTGCTGATGTTTGCCCGGGTGATCACGGCGTTGTGCCACGGTGCGTTCTTCGGTATCGGTTCGGTGGTGGCTGCGGGGCTGGTTCCGGCCAATCGTCGCGCTTCTGCTGTGGCGCTGATGTTCACCGGCTTGACCCTGGCCAACGTGCTGGGCGTTCCGTTGGGCACGGCATTGGGTCAATACTCAGGCTGGCGCTCGACATTCTGGGCCGTGACCGTCATCGGCGTGATCGCGCTGATCGGCCTGATCCGTTACTTGCCGACCAAACGCGACGAAGAAAAACTCGACATGCGCGCCGAGCTTGGTGCCCTGAAAGGCGCTGGCATCTGGCTGTCGCTGAGCATGACGGCGCTGTTCTCCGCCTCGATGTTCACTTTGTTCACCTACATCGCGCCGCTGCTGGGCGAAGTCACCGGCATCTCGCCAAAAGGCGTGACCTGGACCCTGTTACTGATCGGCCTGGGCCTGACTGTCGGCAATGTCATCGGCGGAAAGCTGGCTGACAAGCGCCTGGCCGCGACCCTGATCGGCGTGTTCATTGCCATGGCCGTGATCTCGACTGTGCTGAGCTGGACCAGCGTGGCGGTGATCCCTACCGAAATCACCCTGTTCCTCTGGGCCACTGCCGCATTCGCCGCCGTGCCTGCCCTGCAGATCAACGTGGTGACCTACGGCAAGGCGGCACCGAATCTGGTCTCGACCCTGAACATCGGCGCCTTCAACGTCGGCAACGCCCTGGGCGCGTGGATCGGCGGCAGTGTCATCGCCCACGGCCTTGGCCTGACCAGCGTGCCATTGGCCGCCGCTTTGCTGGCCGTGCTGGCGCTGATCGTCACCCTGATTACTTTCCGCCAGACCGCCAATCCCGATCTGGCTCCAGCTACCAACTAATCATTTGATCATTCAAGAGGTTTGCACCATGACGACTATCTTTGACCCGATCACCCTGGGCGAGCTGCAACTGTCCAACCGCATCATCATGGCACCGCTGACCCGCTGCCGCGCCGACGAAGGCCGTGTGCCTAACGCGATGATGGCCGAATACTACGTTCAGCGTGCTTCGGCCGGCCTGATCATCAGCGAAGCGACTTCGATCACGCCAATGGGCGTCGGTTATCCGGACACTCCGGGCATCTGGTCCAACGATCAGGTTCGCGGCTGGAGCAACATCACCAAGGCCGTGCACGGCGCTGGCGGCAAGATCGTGCTGCAACTGTGGCACGTAGGGCGGATTTCCCATCCTTCGTACCTCAACGACGAAGCCCCGGTCGCGCCAAGCGCCGTCAAACCTGAAGGCCATGTCAGCCTGGTTCGCCCATTGGCGGATTACGTGACACCGCGCGCCCTTGAACTGGAAGAAATAGCCGACGTCGTAGACGCCTACCGGGTCGGTGCGGAAAACGCCAAGGCCGCCGGTTTTGACGGTGTGGAAATTCACGGCGCCAACGGCTACCTGCTCGATCAGTTCCTGCAAACCAGCACCAACCAGCGTACCGACCAATATGGCGGCTCCGTGGAAAACCGTGCGCGACTGATGATTGAAGTGGTCGATGCGGCCATCGAAATCTGGGGCGCCGGTCGTGTCGGCCTGCACCTTTCGCCGCGCGCTGACTTGCACGACATGGGCGACGCCAACCTGAGCGAAACCTTCAACTACGTGGCAACCGAGATGGGTAAACGCGGCATCGCCTTTATCTGTGCCCGCGAACGTGAAGCAGGCGACAGCATTGGTCCACAGCTGAAAAAAGCCTTCGGCGGCGCGTACATCGCCAACGAAAAATTCACCAAGGAAACCGCCAACGCCTGGCTGGCCAACGGCTCGGCAGATGCCGTCGCCTTCGGTGTGCCCTTCATCGCCAACCCGGACTTGCCGGCGCGCCTGAAGCTGGATGCAGAGCTGAACGCCCCGCACCCGGAAACCTTCTACGCCAAAGGGCCAGTGGGCTATATCGACTATCCGGCGCTGTGACGGTGATTGATTGACGCGTTGAATAAAAACCGGGCTTATCTAATAGCCCGGTTTTTTTTGCTTTTATCAACGATGTAACTGTCGTTAGTTATTATTCAGACCGCATACCGACGTAGTTGCCGTCCTTATACTCAAAGCTGCCATCCGCGCCGACTTCGAAATCGTAGGCGCGAATTCATTCGCGAGAAGGCCGGGACAGGCTCTGACTCTCTCGCCGACTGCACCGACGCCCTCCCGGATGAATCCGGTCCTACAGATTGAGCCGATTTCGCAATCGTAGGAGCGGCTTCAGCCGCGAGAAGGCCGGGACAGGTTCTGACCCTCTCGCTGACTGCACCGACGCCCTCCCGGATAAATCCGGTCCTACAGATCGCGTCAATTTCGCGGTTGCAGGAGCGAATTCATTCGCGAGAAGGCCGGGACAGGCTCTGACTCTCTAGCCGACTGCCCCGACGTCTTCCCGGATGAATCCGGTCCTACAGATCGCGTCAATTTCGCGGTTGCAGGAGCGAATTCATTCGCGAGAAGGCCGGGACAGGCTCTGACTCTCTAGCCGACTGCCCCGACGTCTTCCCGGATGAATCCGGTCCTACAGATCGCGTCAATTTCGAGATTGTAGGCGCGAATTCATTCGCGAGGAGGCCGGGACAGGCTCTGACTCTCTCGCTGAATGCACCGACGCCCTCCCGGATGAATCCGGTCCTACAGATTGAGCCGATTTCGCAATCGTAGGAGCGGCTTCAGCCGCGAGAAGGCCGGGACAGGCTCTGACTCTCTCGCCGACTGCACCGACGCCCTCCCGGATGAATCCGGTCCTACAGATTGAGCCGATTTCGCAATCGTAGGAGCGGCTTAAGCCGCGAGAAGGCCGGGACAAGCTCTGACTCTCTCGCCGACTGCACCGACGCCCTCCCGGCTGAAGCCGGTCCTACAGATCGCGTCAATTTCGAGATTGTAGGCGCGAATTCATTCGCGAGGACGCCGGGACAGGCTCTGACTCTCTCGCCGACTGCTACGACGCCCTCCCGGATGAATCCGGTCCTACAGATCGCGTCAATTTCGAGGTTGTAGGCGCGAATTCATTCGCGAGGACACCGGGACAGGCTCTGACTCTCTCGCTGAATGCACCGACGTCTTCCCGGATGAATCCGGTCCTACAGGATCGCAACAGACCTATTCGCGGGCGAACCTCCAACGGATCAAATACGTTGACTACCTGCGTGCATTCAACTGCTGCGACAAGGTCTGAATCTGCGCCGTCAGGGTATTGATGTTGCGGGTGACTTGCGCGCGGAAACTGTCGAACTCGGCCGTATTGCCAGCAACTGAAGGAGCCGGACGATTTTCCTGTTCGCTCTTGAGCACGATCAGGTCCTGTTCCAGGCGCTCGATGGCGGCCGCTGGATTGCCTTGTTTCTTCAGCGCAGCCACGTCAGCGTTCAGGCTCTTGAGCTGAGCGTCGATTTTTTCCTGATCGCCCAGAGTGGCTTTCGAGTCAGGTATCGCGGCCTTAAGTGAAGCAAGCTCGGTGGTCACGGCCTTGAGTTGTTCTGCCAGCTGAGCATTGGCGCTCTGTTGCTGGGCGGTCTGTGCAGTCATCTGTTCCAGACGCTTTTCCAATGCGGATTGCTGACCCGTTACACCTTCCTGCTGCTTGTCCTGATCGGACAGTTGATCTTCAAGCAGCTTGATCCGCTGCTTGATCGCAACGCCGTCGACCGCCACAGACTCGGTAGCGACCACTTTGCCGGAAATATCCTGCAGGCGCCCTGCCGCTTCTTCGCTGATCCGCGCGAAGCTTTCCTGAGTCGCAACCAGTTGCTGCTCCATCAGGGAAATCTGTTGAAAACTCCACCAGCCCAACCCGCAAAAGGCGATGAACAGCGCGCCAACCAGAGCCCACAATGGACCCGTGCTCGGCGCCTTGACCTTGACCACCGGTGTATCACGGGAATAAACCGTGGTTCGTTTGCGCCCGCCGGGGGTGGTTGGCGCGAAGTCGTCATCATCGTCCTTGGCGCTGAGGTTCGGGACGTCATCGACGTCGTCGTAAGGATCGTTACGCATGAGGAACCCTGTATGAATCCGCTTTTTAAGCCTGAAAGTCGGGGGAGTATAACCGTTGCAATTCGCAACTACGGCGCTCACATGTTTTGTTGCGCTTTCCACCAGTCGCAGAATTCGTCCAGCGCTGCCCAAAGGCTGACTTGCGGCTGATAGTCCAGATAATGCCGGGCCCGACTGATATCAAGGGTGAAATCCTTGCTCATGGCCTGCATCGCCACCCGCGACAGCGTGGGTTCAGGTCGTCCGGGCCAAAGCAGGCATGCGCCCTCATTTATAGCAGCTGCGGCGTAAGCCAGGCCGCAGGAACGATAACGTGTTACCTGCGGCAATTGCATCCGGCGCATCACGTAATTCACCGCATCCCACACTGGAACCGGCGTTCCGTTGCTGATGTTGTAGGCCTTGCCCAAGGCTGAGCCGTTCGCCAGCAGGCTGCTGAGCATGGCCTGATTGAGGTTTTGCATGCTGGTGAAGTCAACGACATTCAGCCCGTTGCCAATAATCGACAAGCGGTTTTTACGCTGCATGTTCAGCAGCCTCGGGAAAATACTGTTGTCGCCGGCGCCGGTCACGAATCGCGGCCGCAAGGCGATAACTTCAAGGCCGAACTCTTCTGCGCCGAAGACCTTTTGCTCGGCCAGGTACTTGGTCGCCGCGTAATGATTGTTGAAGCGCTTGGGCACCTGTTCTTCCTTGATACCCAGATGCGAGCGGCCATCGAAATAAATCGAAGGCGACGACAAATGCACCAGGCGGCGCACGCGCTGCTTCAAACAGGCTTCAACTACGTTTTCCGTGACTTGCACATTGCCCTGGACGAAATCCTGCTTGCGGCCCCAGACGCCCACCGCCCCGGCGCAATGCACCACCGCGTCGACGTCCCGGCACAGCTCGCGCACCAGTTGCGCATCGATCAAATCACCCTGAACAAACTCCGCGCCACGCCTTACCAGGTGTTCGACACCTTCGGCGCGACGACCATTGACCCGTACGTCAAACCCTTGCTCCAGGGCGAAACGCGCAAAACGCCCGCCAATGAAGCCGCTCGCGCCGGTGATCAGAATCTTCATTTACCGCTCCGTCGAATTTCGTGTGACAAGGTTCATGAACGATTTACCTGTGCAGTGAGCTTGCTGTGGGAGCGAGCTTGCTCGCGAAAACACGCCCTTGAGACAGTGCCTTCGCAAGCAAGCTTGCTCCCACAAGTGCGCTGTTCACTGCGCACTGACGCTCAATCAGTCCCAAGCGGCACCAGCCATTGCCCGGCCTGTTGCGCCAGATGCCCGGTCAACTTCGTCAACAGTTGTCCACCGTTGCGCCAGTGATGCCAATACAGCGGCACATCGACCGGCTTGTCCGCCACCAGTTCAACCAGTGCGCCACGTTGCAGCTGCTCGCGGACCTGCAACTCGGGCACCAGTCCCCAGCCCATGCCGACTTCGGTCATGCGAATAAAGCCTTCGGACGATGGGCATAAATGATGCTCGAATCCGCCCTCGACCCCAAGCGATGCCAGGTAACGGTGCTGCAAAAAATCGTCGGGGCCGAATACCAGCGCCGGTGCCCGCGCCAACCCGGCCGGTGTGACGCCTGCGGGAAAATGCCGAGCGATAAACTCCGGGCTGGCCAGTGCACGATAGCGCATGGCGCCCAGCACCTGGCTGCGGGCTCCGGCCACCGGGCGTTCGCTGCCGCAGATACACGCCGCCACTTCTCCGGCTCGCATGCGCTTGAGGCCGACGTCCTGATCCTCCACCACCAGATCCAGCAACAGACGGTGTTCGGCACAAAAATCCCCCACCGCCGAGGCCCACCATGTCGCCAGACTGTCGGCATTAATCGCAATACGCAGTCGCTCGGGCATCCCTTCTTCATCCAGCGCCGGAACCTGGCTTTGCAAATCCCGCTCAAGCAGACGCACCTGCTGTACATGGTTGAGCAGGCGCCGGCCGATTTCCGTCGGACGTGGCGGCGTCGCGCGGATCAGCACCGGCTGACCAATGCGCGCCTCCAGCAGTTTGATGCGCTGTGAGACTGCGGACTGCGACAGGTTCAACACCTGCGCCGCCCGCTCAAAGCCCGCCTGCTCGATGACCGCAGCGAGGGCCGACAGCAATTTGTAGTCGAACATCAGTTTTCCTAATGAGCGATCAGTATTATTGGTTTTCCTTATACAGCGTCGAACCGCAGAATCGCCACACAAACCTGACCTCAGAGCGTGTTCCATGTGGCAAAGCTATTTGAATGGCTTGCTGGTCGCCGCCGGCTTGATCATGGCCATCGGTACCCAAAATGCATTTGTCCTGGCGCAAAGCCTGCGCCGGGAACATCACCTGCCCGTTGCCATGCTGTGCATTGCCTGCGATGCGTTGCTGGTTGCGGCGGGAGTCTTCGGGCTGGCCAATGTGCTGGCGCATAATCCGACCGTGCTGGCCGTCGCGCGCTGGGGCGGCGTGCTGTTCCTGCTCTGCTACGGCGCCCTGGCATTGCGACGCGCCTGCTCACGGCAAAGCCTGCAACAAAACGAAGTGGTCGGCCTGCGCTCACGGCGAGCTGTGTTGTTGAGTGCGCTGGCGGTAACGTTGCTCAATCCCCATGTCTATCTCGACACGGTCCTGCTCATCGGCTCCCTCGGCGCGCAGCAAAGTGTGCCCGGCGCGTATGTGGTCGGTGCCGCCAGCGCTTCGCTGTTGTGGTTCAGTACCCTGGCAATCGGCGCTGCGTGGCTCGCGCCCTGGCTGGCCCGACCAGCCACATGGCGGGTGCTGGACCTGCTGGTGGCGGTGATGATGTTCAGTGTCGCGGCACAGCTGATCAGGGCTGTGTGAGGCACCGACGATTTTATCGGGCGATCAACGCAAAGCCTCTGGAACCTCTATCCCACACAGTTGTTGCGTGGTTAAGGCACGGACCCGGTGCTATGATCCAGACCCTGCGCCGCAAAGAGTACAAACTCCCCGGCGTATGTTCTGTCTGGCCGCCCGTGATCGGCCTTGCGCTCACCGCAACTGACCTGATTAGGAGATAAACCATGGCTTTTGAATTGCCGCCGCTGCCCTACGCCAAAGATGCTCTGGTGCCGCACATTTCCGCAGAGACACTGGAATATCACCACGACAAGCACCACAACACCTATGTCGTGAACCTGAACAACCTGGTGCCTGGCACCGAGTTCGAAGGCAAGACCCTGGAAGAAATCATCAAGACGTCTTCGGGTGGCATCTTCAACAACGCCGCCCAGGTCTGGAACCACACCTTTTACTGGAACTGCCTGGCGCCTAACGCTGGCGGCGAACCTACTGGCGCACTGGCTGACGCAATCAATGCTGCGTTCGGTTCGTTCGACAAGTTCAAGGAAGAGTTCAGCAAAACGTCCATCGGCACCTTCGGTTCCGGTTGGGGCTGGCTGGTCAAGAAAGCTGACGGCTCCCTGGCTCTGGCCAGCACCATCGGCGCCGGCAACCCGCTCACCAGCGGCGACACTCCGCTGCTGACCTGCGACGTTTGGGAACACGCCTACTACATCGACTACCGCAACCTGCGTCCGAAATACGTAGAAGCGTTCTGGAACCTGGTCAACTGGAGTTTCGTGGCTGAGCAGTTTGAAAACGGGCCGTTTAAAGCCTGATTTCAGCTCCAGATGAAAAAAACCCGGCATTGCCGGGTTTTTTTTCGCCTGTAACACATAGTTATGTATTGTCAGAAAGCGATAGCGGACTAATATCATTTCCTTGGGTTCTTCGAAGCTCCGCTCAAGTTTCAAAGGTTTTCGTCCGACACAGGGAATGGCTCGACCTGCCCGGCAAGTCGAGTCGCCGCACGGAAGCAGGAAGTGGCACCGCATCATCTGCGGATGATGCTAGCGTCAGGGCTCGTCGGCTGTGTTTTTGATGGTTAGCAAGGGTTCACGCTCCCGGCACGGATTAAGGAATGACCATTTGAAGCTGGAACTCAAAAACAGCCTGTCGGTAAAACTGCTGCGCGTGGTCCTGCTATCGGCGCTGATCGTGGGCGTCGTGCTTAGCTGTGCGCAGATCGTTTATGACGCGTACAAGACCAGTCAGGCCGTCGCCAACGACGCCGAGCGTATCCTGGGGATGTTCCGCGACCCTTCGACCCAGGCGGTCTATAGCCTGGACCGTGAAATGGGCATGCAGGTCATCGAAGGCCTGTTTCAGGATAATGCCGTGCGCATGGCGTCTATCGGCCATCCCAACGAAACCCTGCTGGCCGAAAAAGAGCGCCCGCTCAAGGCCTCGCCCACGCGCTGGCTCACCGACCTGATTCTCGGCCAGGAACGCAGCTTCACCACCCAACTGGTGGGTCGAAGCCCGTATAGCGAGTATTACGGCGATCTGCGCATCACCCTTGATACCGCGACCTATGGCGACGGTTTCATCGTCAACTCGGTGATCATCTTCATTTCCGGCGTCCTGCGCGCGCTGACCATGGGCCTGGTGCTGTATCTGGTTTATCACTGGCTGCTGACCAAGCCGCTGTCGAAAATCATCGAACACCTGACCAGCATCAACCCCGATCGCCCCAGTGAAAATCAGCTGCCCCTCCTTAAAGGGCACGAGAAAAACGAACTGGGCATCTGGGTCAACACCGCCAACCAGCTGCTGGCCTCCATTGAGCGCAATACACACCTGCGCCACGAAGCCGAAAACAGCTTGCTGCGCATGGCTCAATACGACTTTCTCACCGGACTGCCCAACCGCCAGCAATTGCAGCAACAACTGGACAAGATCCTGGTAGACGCGGGCCGTCTGCAGCGACGGGTCGCGGTCATCTGTGTCGGCCTGGACGACTTCAAAGGCATCAACGAACAATTCAGCTATCAAACCGGCGACCAATTGCTGCTGGCGCTGGCTGACCGACTGCGCAGCCACAGCGGGCGGCTTGGGGCGCTGGCTCGACTGGGTGGCGACCAGTTCGCCCTCGTCCAGGCCGACATCGAACAACCTTACGAAGCCGCCGAGCTGGCGCAGAACATCCTCGATGACCTGGAGGCGCCGTTTGCCCTGGATGACCAGGAAATCCGCCTGCGCGCAACCATCGGCATCACGCTGTTCCCGGAAGATGGCGACAGCACCGAGAAGCTGCTGCAAAAAGCCGAACAGACCATGACCCTGGCCAAGTCACGCTCACGCAACCGCTATCAGTTCTATATCGCCAGTGTCGACAGCGAAATGCGCCGTCGCCGGGAGCTGGAAAAAGACCTGCGCGAAGCGTTGCCCCGTGATCAGTTGTATCTGGTTTACCAACCGCAGATCAGCTACCGCGACCACCGTGTGGTCGGCGTCGAAGCACTGATCCGTTGGCAACACCCGGAGCACGGTCTGGTGCCGCCCGACCTGTTCATTCCGCTGGCCGAGCAGAACGGGACGATCATCGCCATTGGCGAATGGGTTCTGGATCAAGCCTGTCGCCAGTTGCGCGAATGGCATGAT
This genomic window from Pseudomonas sp. G.S.17 contains:
- a CDS encoding EAL domain-containing protein, translating into MKLELKNSLSVKLLRVVLLSALIVGVVLSCAQIVYDAYKTSQAVANDAERILGMFRDPSTQAVYSLDREMGMQVIEGLFQDNAVRMASIGHPNETLLAEKERPLKASPTRWLTDLILGQERSFTTQLVGRSPYSEYYGDLRITLDTATYGDGFIVNSVIIFISGVLRALTMGLVLYLVYHWLLTKPLSKIIEHLTSINPDRPSENQLPLLKGHEKNELGIWVNTANQLLASIERNTHLRHEAENSLLRMAQYDFLTGLPNRQQLQQQLDKILVDAGRLQRRVAVICVGLDDFKGINEQFSYQTGDQLLLALADRLRSHSGRLGALARLGGDQFALVQADIEQPYEAAELAQNILDDLEAPFALDDQEIRLRATIGITLFPEDGDSTEKLLQKAEQTMTLAKSRSRNRYQFYIASVDSEMRRRRELEKDLREALPRDQLYLVYQPQISYRDHRVVGVEALIRWQHPEHGLVPPDLFIPLAEQNGTIIAIGEWVLDQACRQLREWHDQGFTDLRMAVNLSTVQLHHSELPRVVNNLLQIYRLPPRSLELEVTETGLMEDISTAAQHLLSLRRSGALIAIDDFGTGYSSLSYLKSLPLDKIKIDKSFVQDLIDDDDDATIVRAIIQLGKSLGMQVIAEGVETVAQEAYIISEGCHEGQGYLYSKPLPARELLAYLKQSQRSNVEVS